A single Drechmeria coniospora strain ARSEF 6962 chromosome 03, whole genome shotgun sequence DNA region contains:
- a CDS encoding Alpha,alpha-trehalose-phosphate synthase: MPGIGDDQGHAAPGRLLLLSNRLPITIKPDDNGGYNFSMSSGGLVTGLSGLGKTTSFQWYGWPGLEVPDSEVNDMTKRLREEYGAHPVFIDDELADRHYNGFSNSILWPLFHYHPGEITFDEQAWAAYQEVNRLFAKAVVKDVQDGDLIWVHDYHLMLLPQMLREEIADTKKHVKIGFFLHTPFPSSEIYRILPVREQLLTGLLDCDLIGFHTYDYARHFLSSCSRILGCSTTPNGVDWNDRFVTVGAFPIGIDPDNFIQGLKKPKVQERIAALRRKFEGVKLMVGVDRLDYIKGVPQKLHALEVFLTEHPEWIGKIVLAQVAVPSRQDVEEYQNLRAVVNELVGRINGKFGTIEFMPIHFLHQSVSFDELTALYAVSDVCLVSSTRDGMNLVSYEYIATQRENHGVMILSEFTGAAQSLNGSLVVNPWNTEELANAIHDAVTMSPEQRAANYTKLERYVFRYTSAWWGASFVAEMTRLGVESTQPKTLRNVSGAVVGIGQKAQPDAEKKLDSDGRGPAK, translated from the exons ATGCCTGGTATCGGCGACGACCAAGGCCACGCTGCTCCCggtcgccttcttctcctctccAACCGGCTTCCCATCACCATCAAGCCCGACGACAATGGCGGCTACAACTTCTCCATGTCCTCGggcggcctcgtcaccggtctcagcggcctcggcaagacgacgagcTTCCAGTGGTACGGCTGGCCGGGCCTCGAGGTCCCCGACAGCGAGGTCAACGACATGACCAAGCGCCTCCGGGAAGAGTACGGCGCCCACCCAGTCTTCATCGACGATGAGCTCGCCGACAGGCATTACAACGGGTTTTCAA ACTCGATTCTCTGGCCCCTCTTCCACTATCACCCCGGCGAAATCACCTTCGACGAGCAGGCCTGGGCCGCCTACCAGGAAGTGAATCGACTCTTCGCAaaggccgtcgtcaaggatgTCCAGGATGGCGACCTCATCTGGGTCCACGACTACCACCTCATGCTCCTCCCCCAAATGCTGCGCGAGGAGATTGCCGACACCAAGAAGCACGTCAAGATCGGCTTCTTTCTCCACACCCCCTTCCCCAGCAGCGAAATCTACCGCATCCTGCCTGTCCGGGAACAGCTCCTCACCGGCCTGCTCGATTGCGACCTCATTGGTTTTCACACCTACGACTATGCGAGGCACTTCCTCAGCAGCTGCTCCCGCATCCTAGGCTGCTCCACCACACCCAACGGCGTCGACTGGAACGACCGgttcgtcaccgtcggcgcattccccatcggcatcgacccGGACAACTTCATCCAAGGTCTCAAGAAGCCCAAGGTCCAGGagcgcatcgccgccctccggCGAAAGTTTGAGGGCGTCAAGCTcatggtcggcgtcgaccgcCTCGACTACATCAAGGGCGTCCCCCAGAAGCTGCACGCCCTCGAAGTTTTCCTCACCGAACATCCCGAGTGGATCGGCAAAatcgtcctcgcccaggTCGCCGTTCCCTCCCGCCAAGACGTCGAGGAGTACCAGAACctccgcgccgtcgtcaacgagctcgtcggccgcatcaACGGCAAGTTCGGCACCATCGAGTTCATGCCCATCCACTTTCTTCACCAGTCGGTTTCCTTCGACGAGCTCACCGCACTCTACGCCGTCTCCGACGTctgcctcgtctcctccacCCGCGACGGCATGAACCTCGtctcgtacgagtacatcGCCACCCAGCGCGAAAACCACGGCGTCATGATTCTCAGCGAGTTCACCGGCGCCGCTCAGTCCCTGAACGGCAGCCTCGTTGTCAACCCCTGGAACACTGAGGAGCTGGCCAACGCCATCCACGACGCCGTCACCATGAGTCCCGAGCAGCGTGCCGCCAACTACACGAAGCTCGAGCGCTACGTTTTCCGTTACACCAGCGCCTGGTGGGGCGCCAGCTTTGTCGCCGAGATGACCCGCCTGGGCGTCGAGAGCACACAGCCCAAGACGCTGCGCAACGtctccggcgccgtcgtcggtatCGGCCAGAAGGCGCAGCCGGACGCGGAAAAAAAGCTAGACAGTGACGGGCGTGGGCCGGCCAAGTAA
- a CDS encoding exosome complex exonuclease Rrp, translating into MEPPQDFKSLQEDVQKSLVSTIKTVNRLAAEDLSFQRTANPDVADDLDDKVSRLLQLSTSLIQSAAKACGVRPPAIEDVDDIDMKWQSVVDVVDSVLEKADTALDEYTGLVKRKEPSSAESVSGREFRLSVEGLRPNLTVAALQAPNPKRTKSVSKVIRNANVTKPQAVFEVKSDNFPTGPWKPILTEKPCATIPLDESLVMVAGENGALQYASSALPSPRRCLVGATPLTSVHLHRYKHPYETEISAMSYPDRVFHAAQPTPPQPDEKTSATWVDTYEGVLDMLKELKKAKEIAVDLEHHDFRTYNGLVCLMQISTREKDWIVDTLRPWRHKLEILNQVFADPSIVFHGAYMDMLWLQRDLGLYVNGLFDTFFACDLLAYPGKSLAFLLSKFVNFDADKQYQLADWRIRPIPQEMLYYARSDTHFLLYIYDHLRNELVAVSDRSNPETDYITRALDRSKELALSRHEHPEYDESTGQGARGWYNYLLKQAYLGFDGEQFAVFRALWKWRDELARQEDESPNFVLPSNNIISIVRVNPPDIKALHSMLPLTAPLARSRFNEIWDLVREAKSRAGPTALQFFTSAAAPSAETVKPIKLTQIPELGEEVVIPIMSRSQLFGDMPLSTMWEAEQAVETRVDNIPFPWQRFTQDAMTMKAGGQHVDVDPVVAAKVVKAPPLAAGNSAINEDDEEFTLKRGRKRKSEDVEETISESDTSSCSDTSSESESEEDEGLEATEDGNGSKNATSDPKQQRRREREAKKALVKDAQMAMHKEKQLKKRKKMEERQQQQQQQQQDEEDEEAPFDYSKASSVMHARKDVSRPAKVQKPFDPYAKIGDNPMKGARKAPPVKGERSSTFRK; encoded by the exons ATGGAGCCGCCACAAGACTTCAAGTCCCTGCAAGAGGATGTTCAAAAGTCCCTCGTCTCCACCATAAAGACGGTCAatcgccttgccgccgaggacctCTCCTTCCAGCGAACGGCCAATCCTGACGTCGCCGATGATCTCGATGACAAGGTTTCTCGTCTTCTCCAGCTCTCCACAAGCCTCATCCAGTCGGCCGCCAAGGCATGCGGTGTCAGGCCTCCCGCCATCGAAGATGTCGACGACATTGACATGAAGTGGCAGTCGGTTGtggacgtcgtcgactctGTGTTGGAAAAAGCAGACACCGCCCTGGACGAGTACACCGGACTAGTGAAGCGAAAGGAGCCCAGCAGCGCCGAGTCGGTGAGTGGCCGAGAGTTCCGTCTGTCCGTTGAGGGGCTGCGTCCGAATTTAACCGTTGCTGCTCTCCAGGCGCCGAATCCGAAAAGGACCAAGTCGGTCAGCAAGGTGATTCGGAACGCCAACGTCACCAAGCCGCAGGCCGTCTTCGAGGTCAAGTCCGACAACTTTCCGACCGGCCCGTGGAAGCCGATCTTGACAGAAAAGCCTTGCGCGACGATACCACTGGACGAAAGTCTTGTCATGGTCGCAGGCGAGAACGGCGCTCTTCAGTATGCCTCCTCTGCCCTCCCTTCCCCCCGCCGCTGTCTCGTAGGAGCAACGCCGCTTACGAGTGTTCATCTGCACAGATACAAGCATCCGTACGAGACAGAAATTTCCGCCATGTCCTATCCTGATCGAGTTTTCCATGCGGCCCAGCCTACGCCCCCTCAGCCTGACGAGAAGACGTCGGCCACTTGGGTCGACACCTACGAAGGTGTCTTGGACATGCTCAAGGAActcaagaaggccaaggagatcgccgtcgacctggaGCACCACGACTTCAGAACCTACAACGGCTTGGTGTGCTTGATGCAGATCAGTACGCGCGAAAAGGACTGGATCGTCGACACGCTGCGCCCCTGGCGCCACAAGCTCGAGATCCTCAACCAAGTCTTTGCAGATCCGAGCATC GTTTTCCACGGTGCCTACATGGACATGCTCTGGCTGCAGCGCGACCTCGGCCTCTACGTCAACGGCCTCTTTGATACCTTTTTCGCCTGTGATCTGCTCGCCTACCCTGGCAAGAGTCTCGCCTTCTTGCTCTCCAAGTTTGTCAATTTCGATGCCGACAAGCAGTATCAACTGGCCGATTGGAGAATACG GCCGATCCCGCAAGAGATGCTGTATTACGCACGATCAGACACTCACTTCCTCCTCTATATCTATGACCATCTGCGCAACGAGCTCGTTGCTGTTTCTGACCGATCCAATCCGGAGACGGACTACATCACTCGAGCGTTGGATAGATCCAAGGAGTTGGCCCTCTCTCGGCACGAGCACCCCGAGTACGATGAGAGCACCGGTCAAGGCGCCCGCGGATGGTACAACTATCTGCTAAAGCAAGCCTACCTCGGCTTCGATGGTGAGCAGTTCGCCGTCTTTAGGGCCCTGTGGAAGTGGCGAGACGAACTGGCACGgcaggaggacgagagcCCCAACTTTGTGCTCCCGTCCAACAACATAATTAGCATTGTCCGGGTAAACCCGCCGGATATCAAGGCCCTCCACAGCATGCTTCCCTTGACCGCGCCGTTGGCACGCTCCCGCTTCAACGAGATATGGGACCTCGTGCGGGAAGCTAAATCTCGCGCCGGGCCTACGGCACTGCAGTTCTTTacatccgccgccgcgccgtctGCCGAAACGGTCAAGCCCATCAAGCTCACCCAAATTCCGGAGCTTGGCGAGGAGGTCGTTATCCCCATCATGTCGCGGTCGCAACTCTTTGGTGACATGCCCCTCAGCACCATGTGGGAAGCCGAACAGGCAGTGGAGACGCGGGTAGACAATATCCCCTTTCCCTGGCAACGATTCACACAAGATGCCATGACGATGAAAGCGGGCGGACAacatgtcgacgtcgacccgGTTGTAGCCGCCAAAGTGGTCAAGGCGCCGCCTCTGGCAGCAGGCAACAGTGCGATaaacgaggacgacgaagagtTCACGTTGAAGAGGGGCAGGAAACGAAAGTCGGAGGACGTGGAGGAGACGATTTCGGAATCCGACACGAGCTCTTGCTCCGACACGAGtagcgagagcgagagcgaagAGGACGAAGGTCTCGAAGCGACGGAAGATGGGAACGGATCCAAGAACGCTACATCGGATCCTAAGCAACAGCGACGGCGTGAGCGGGAGGCGAAGAAAGCCCTCGTCAAGGATGCTCAGATGGCGATGCACAAGGAGAAGCAGCTCAAGAAGCGGAAGAAGATGGAGgagcgccagcagcagcagcagcagcagcagcaggacgaggaggacgaggaggcgccGTTTGATTACAGCAAGGCCAGTTCGGTGATGCACGCGAGGAAAGACGTCAGCCGTCCCGCCAAAGTGCAGAAACCGTTTGACCCGTACGCAAAAATTGGCGACAATCCGATGAAGGGTGCACGAAAAGCGCCACCAGTCAAGGGCGAGAGGAGCTCGACCTTCCGAAAGTAG